Proteins encoded in a region of the Haloglomus salinum genome:
- the pstC gene encoding phosphate ABC transporter permease subunit PstC, protein MSTHTSRLDRVRDADHGLKLVGSVGGVAIAAALVAFLVAPALTLYPLLAFVAVVGYGWVRYQESTARFLMFLTTVSTVIILGLITVYLLIRSLPAFGELGIDMFTGTEFGAAGYSLVPMIWGTLLTTLIAMLIAGPLGIAGALFLAEIAPGWVRELLKPAVEVLAGIPSIVYGFLGLVVLSQYLFDQFDMPVFGSLLAVGLVVGVMALPTVISVAEDAITSVPDSMKDGSLALGATDWQTIKSVTVPTSFSGVSAAVILGVGRAVGETMAATVILANIADLPDPLYDVFGNTVTLTSLIASQYGNASGLQMSVLFAAGVVLFVTVMTLSIGSQYVEIRMERKLGGRQ, encoded by the coding sequence ATGAGCACGCACACGAGTCGCCTCGACCGGGTCCGCGACGCCGACCACGGGCTCAAGCTCGTCGGGAGCGTCGGCGGTGTCGCCATCGCCGCCGCGCTGGTCGCGTTCCTCGTCGCGCCGGCACTCACCCTCTACCCGCTGCTGGCGTTCGTCGCCGTCGTCGGCTACGGGTGGGTCCGCTACCAGGAGTCGACCGCCCGGTTCCTGATGTTCCTCACGACGGTGTCGACGGTCATCATCCTCGGTCTCATCACCGTCTATCTCCTCATCCGCTCGCTCCCGGCCTTCGGTGAACTCGGCATCGACATGTTCACCGGGACGGAGTTCGGCGCGGCCGGCTACTCGCTGGTCCCGATGATATGGGGCACACTGCTGACGACGCTCATCGCGATGCTCATCGCCGGGCCGCTCGGAATCGCTGGCGCGCTGTTCCTCGCCGAGATTGCTCCCGGCTGGGTCCGGGAACTGCTCAAGCCCGCCGTCGAGGTGCTGGCGGGTATCCCCTCCATCGTCTACGGCTTCCTCGGGCTGGTCGTGCTGAGCCAGTACCTGTTCGACCAGTTCGACATGCCCGTCTTCGGGAGCCTGCTCGCCGTCGGCCTCGTCGTCGGCGTGATGGCGCTCCCGACGGTCATCTCCGTGGCCGAGGACGCCATCACCAGCGTCCCCGACAGCATGAAGGACGGCTCGCTCGCGCTCGGCGCGACCGACTGGCAGACCATCAAGAGCGTCACCGTCCCGACCTCGTTCTCTGGTGTCTCCGCGGCAGTCATCCTCGGTGTCGGCCGGGCGGTGGGCGAGACGATGGCCGCGACGGTCATCCTCGCCAACATCGCCGACCTGCCGGACCCGCTGTACGACGTCTTCGGCAACACCGTCACGCTGACCAGCCTCATCGCCAGCCAGTACGGCAACGCCAGCGGCCTCCAGATGTCGGTGCTGTTCGCTGCCGGCGTCGTGCTGTTCGTGACGGTGATGACGCTCTCCATCGGTTCGCAGTACGTCGAGATTCGCATGGAGCGCAAGCTCGGAGGTCGACAATGA
- the phoU gene encoding phosphate signaling complex protein PhoU yields MPREEFQAELDDLRTAIVELGRTVLAGFERAAAALVENDAEAARAVVSGDATVNQRYLDLESRCIDLLALQQPVAGDLRFVASSFKILTDIERIGDLAVNLAERALAKREDYLPEVNVDDLTGIAAEMLDRALDAYAAGNADACRAVADQDDELDGLCERVAGLVMEDLVGREVGHEMADDLLAGVRRLLLTVRDIERVGDHAVNIAARTLYMVEGTETLLY; encoded by the coding sequence GTGCCCCGCGAGGAGTTCCAGGCCGAACTCGACGACCTCCGAACGGCTATCGTCGAGCTGGGCCGCACGGTGCTGGCAGGGTTCGAGCGAGCCGCCGCCGCGCTCGTCGAGAACGACGCCGAGGCCGCCCGCGCCGTCGTCAGCGGTGACGCGACGGTCAACCAGCGCTACCTCGACCTGGAGTCGCGATGCATCGACCTCCTGGCGCTCCAGCAGCCCGTCGCCGGCGACCTCCGGTTCGTCGCGTCCTCGTTCAAGATCCTCACCGACATCGAGCGCATCGGCGACCTCGCGGTCAACCTCGCCGAGCGCGCGCTGGCGAAGCGCGAGGACTACCTCCCCGAGGTGAACGTCGACGACCTCACCGGCATCGCCGCGGAGATGCTCGACCGCGCACTGGACGCGTACGCGGCCGGTAACGCCGACGCCTGCCGCGCGGTCGCGGACCAGGACGACGAACTCGACGGCCTCTGCGAGCGCGTCGCCGGCCTCGTCATGGAGGACCTCGTCGGCCGAGAGGTCGGCCACGAGATGGCGGACGACCTGCTGGCCGGCGTCCGCCGCCTGCTGCTCACGGTCCGGGACATCGAACGCGTCGGCGACCACGCCGTCAACATCGCCGCGCGGACGCTGTACATGGTCGAAGGGACCGAGACGTTGTTGTATTAG
- the pstA gene encoding phosphate ABC transporter permease PstA, with the protein MSTDTRALVATESSTLELAGGGLVALSLLLVAGGLVGLFGLVPVAATVGGVPFATLLGAGLLVLGAGVLGIGAASRTGLVTTEPSRSAGLLAGGVFALFGLVVGGLIGAFALGLSTFWPVTALLVGGAAGAATVLPREDLGSTLVPGSVAIVSGLTFLSGLVGPGWSWPVGDLSATLYAEVAIPLLAAVAGLLAAWTAAKAYGGFGSRGRQLGAYLLIGANAAWMVALLVGLVAYVLVQGFAPMTRGLRFGLFVQPWTWFYFPPIEEYVVISGPVVWFYWPFVMEGVALTNEINGVLPAIAGTFWLVLGAVTFAVPLGVGAAVFLTEYAEQGRFTGLVEVSTNGLWSTPSIVYGLFGLAFLVPRLGNTTSILAGQLVLGFMLLPLVVITSREALKSVPDAYRDASAALGVSKWETIKSVVLPAAIPGVITGIILGVGRIAGETAPILLVMVSDPFPSAAAQVVQGSFRFTGSFPFVAAPTVDLVQSSSALPYQLYAVISAGLDQNMDFAWGTALVLLLVVLSFYAVGIASRVYFRRKLNQ; encoded by the coding sequence ATGAGTACGGACACACGCGCACTCGTCGCGACGGAATCGTCGACGCTGGAACTGGCCGGCGGGGGGCTCGTCGCCCTCTCGCTCCTGCTGGTCGCCGGGGGCCTCGTCGGGCTGTTCGGGCTCGTCCCGGTCGCCGCGACCGTCGGTGGCGTCCCGTTCGCCACGCTGCTGGGCGCCGGCCTGCTGGTGCTGGGTGCCGGCGTCCTCGGTATCGGCGCCGCCTCGCGGACGGGGCTCGTGACGACCGAACCGAGCCGGAGCGCCGGACTGCTCGCCGGCGGCGTCTTCGCACTGTTCGGCCTCGTCGTCGGTGGGCTCATCGGCGCGTTCGCACTCGGCCTGTCGACGTTCTGGCCGGTGACGGCACTGCTCGTCGGGGGCGCCGCGGGCGCGGCCACGGTCCTCCCACGCGAGGACCTCGGGAGCACGCTCGTCCCGGGGAGCGTCGCCATCGTCTCCGGGCTGACCTTCCTGTCGGGGCTGGTCGGTCCGGGCTGGTCGTGGCCCGTCGGCGACCTCTCGGCGACGCTGTACGCCGAGGTCGCCATCCCGCTGCTGGCGGCCGTCGCCGGCCTGCTGGCCGCCTGGACCGCGGCGAAGGCGTACGGCGGCTTCGGGAGCCGCGGGCGACAGCTCGGCGCGTACCTCCTCATCGGCGCGAACGCGGCCTGGATGGTCGCGCTGCTGGTGGGGCTGGTCGCGTACGTGCTCGTACAGGGATTCGCCCCGATGACCCGGGGACTCCGGTTCGGGCTGTTCGTCCAGCCCTGGACCTGGTTCTACTTCCCGCCCATCGAGGAGTACGTCGTCATCAGCGGCCCCGTAGTCTGGTTCTACTGGCCGTTCGTGATGGAGGGCGTGGCGCTGACGAACGAGATAAACGGCGTCCTGCCGGCCATCGCGGGGACGTTCTGGCTGGTCCTCGGGGCGGTGACGTTCGCCGTGCCGCTGGGGGTCGGTGCGGCCGTCTTCCTCACGGAGTACGCCGAGCAGGGCCGGTTCACCGGGCTCGTCGAGGTCTCGACGAACGGGCTCTGGTCGACCCCGAGTATCGTCTACGGCCTGTTCGGCCTCGCCTTCCTCGTCCCGCGACTCGGGAACACGACCTCCATCCTCGCGGGCCAGCTCGTGCTCGGGTTCATGCTGCTCCCGCTGGTGGTCATCACCTCGCGGGAGGCGCTCAAGAGCGTCCCCGACGCCTACCGTGACGCCTCGGCGGCGCTGGGCGTGAGCAAGTGGGAGACCATCAAGAGCGTCGTCCTGCCGGCGGCCATCCCGGGGGTCATCACGGGCATCATCCTCGGGGTCGGCCGCATCGCGGGCGAGACCGCCCCCATCCTGCTGGTGATGGTGTCGGACCCGTTCCCCAGTGCGGCGGCACAGGTCGTCCAGGGGTCGTTCCGCTTCACGGGCTCGTTCCCGTTCGTGGCGGCCCCGACCGTGGACCTGGTGCAGTCGTCCTCGGCGCTCCCCTACCAGCTGTACGCCGTCATCAGCGCCGGACTCGACCAGAACATGGACTTCGCCTGGGGAACGGCGCTCGTGTTGCTTCTCGTGGTGCTGAGCTTCTACGCGGTCGGAATCGCGTCGCGGGTCTACTTCCGGAGGAAACTCAACCAATGA
- the pstB gene encoding phosphate ABC transporter ATP-binding protein PstB → METGELDESTAGIDASTTTTDGETEEEVRAEWTDYSFDGEPKISVEDLDVWYGDDHAIQSVSMDIPEESVTALIGPSGCGKSTFLRSINRMNDRINIARTEGRVAIDGQDIYQDGTDLVELRKRVGMVFQSPNPFPKSIRDNIAYGPRKHGDIERGLLARLLGRDEKAEEDRLVERSLRQAALWDEVSDRLDDNAIGLSGGQQQRLCIARCLAVDPEVILMDEPASALDPVATSKIEDLIEELSEDYTVVVVTHNMQQAARISDQTAVFLTGGELVEYGDTDQIFENPESQRVEDYITGKFG, encoded by the coding sequence ATGGAGACCGGAGAACTGGACGAGAGCACCGCCGGCATCGACGCCTCGACGACCACGACCGACGGGGAGACCGAGGAGGAGGTCCGGGCGGAGTGGACCGACTACAGCTTCGACGGCGAGCCGAAGATCTCCGTCGAGGACCTCGATGTCTGGTACGGCGACGACCACGCCATCCAGAGCGTCTCGATGGACATCCCCGAGGAGTCCGTGACGGCGCTCATCGGCCCCTCGGGCTGTGGGAAGTCGACGTTCCTGCGGAGCATCAACCGCATGAACGACCGCATCAACATCGCCCGGACGGAGGGGCGGGTCGCCATCGACGGGCAGGATATCTACCAGGACGGCACCGACCTGGTCGAGCTCCGCAAGCGCGTCGGGATGGTGTTCCAGTCGCCGAACCCGTTCCCCAAATCCATCCGCGACAACATCGCCTACGGCCCGCGCAAGCACGGCGACATCGAGCGCGGCCTGCTCGCCCGGCTCCTCGGGCGTGACGAGAAAGCGGAGGAGGACCGACTCGTCGAGCGCTCGCTCCGGCAGGCGGCGCTGTGGGACGAGGTGAGCGACCGCCTCGACGACAACGCCATCGGCCTCTCCGGCGGCCAACAGCAGCGCCTCTGCATCGCGCGCTGTCTCGCGGTCGACCCAGAGGTCATCCTGATGGACGAGCCGGCCTCCGCGCTCGACCCCGTCGCCACCTCGAAGATCGAGGACCTCATCGAGGAGCTGTCCGAGGACTACACGGTCGTCGTCGTCACGCACAACATGCAGCAGGCGGCCCGCATCTCCGACCAGACCGCCGTCTTCCTCACGGGTGGCGAACTGGTCGAGTACGGCGACACCGACCAGATATTCGAGAACCCGGAGAGCCAGCGCGTCGAGGACTACATCACCGGCAAGTTCGGGTAA
- a CDS encoding PstS family phosphate ABC transporter substrate-binding protein translates to MSDRPVSRRALLAGAAGTAASLAGCISTSPQPPGASAATDDGGGGGSTAVLKLGGSSTVYPIANRGGSFWNSNPPPSDEEYWGPSEYGIATNDRLADYFAGKYGFEATGDSSPPFRVSVGLSHSGTGLEKVEAGQVDIGNASAPVAAEFPGRSEEELSKFTNHVVGVDAQPIVVSKEIYDAGVTELTGEQVRAIYRGEVTSWSEIGAYDGPDRDIQAIGRSVGSGTDTAFRANLLGAPDADMSGVDIRRGQNQQVKATVSRSDNAIAYMALAFVDQQAAPAISLTFEGTTYTPGENLSDPGYPLARDLHCYTWDGTSKKEAAFLHMLISDFGQQNFVAFAGYSKLTDERQQEELDKLPDQ, encoded by the coding sequence GCGCGGCTGGCACTGCCGCCTCGCTCGCGGGCTGTATCAGCACGAGTCCACAGCCGCCCGGCGCCAGCGCCGCCACCGACGACGGCGGCGGTGGCGGGTCGACGGCCGTTCTCAAGCTCGGCGGGTCATCGACTGTGTACCCGATAGCGAACCGCGGAGGGTCGTTCTGGAACTCGAACCCACCGCCGTCCGACGAGGAGTACTGGGGCCCGTCCGAGTACGGAATCGCGACCAACGACCGACTCGCCGACTACTTCGCCGGCAAGTACGGGTTCGAGGCGACTGGCGACTCCTCGCCGCCGTTCCGCGTCTCGGTCGGCCTGAGCCACTCCGGCACCGGCCTGGAGAAGGTCGAGGCCGGACAGGTCGACATCGGGAACGCCTCGGCACCGGTCGCCGCGGAATTCCCGGGCCGCTCCGAGGAGGAGCTCTCGAAGTTCACGAATCACGTCGTCGGCGTCGACGCCCAGCCCATCGTGGTGAGCAAGGAGATCTACGACGCGGGCGTCACGGAACTCACCGGCGAGCAGGTCCGGGCCATCTACCGCGGCGAGGTCACCTCGTGGAGCGAAATCGGCGCGTACGACGGCCCTGACCGGGATATTCAGGCTATCGGTCGCTCCGTCGGGTCGGGGACGGACACCGCCTTCCGCGCGAACCTGCTCGGCGCGCCCGACGCCGACATGTCCGGCGTCGACATCCGGCGCGGCCAGAACCAGCAGGTGAAAGCCACGGTCAGCCGGTCGGACAACGCCATCGCGTACATGGCACTGGCCTTCGTCGACCAGCAGGCGGCCCCGGCCATCTCGCTGACGTTCGAGGGCACCACCTACACGCCCGGAGAGAACCTCTCGGACCCCGGGTACCCGCTCGCGCGTGACCTCCACTGCTACACCTGGGACGGCACCTCGAAGAAGGAGGCCGCCTTCCTGCACATGCTCATCAGCGACTTCGGCCAGCAGAACTTCGTCGCGTTCGCGGGCTACTCGAAGCTGACCGACGAACGGCAGCAGGAAGAACTCGACAAACTCCCGGACCAATGA